In Streptomyces sclerotialus, one genomic interval encodes:
- a CDS encoding LacI family DNA-binding transcriptional regulator, with protein MAITSHDVARLAGVSQATVSRALRDDHRVSAATREKVRRAAEALNYVPSEAGRTLSTRSTRRVGVIVTDLTNPFYPHVVAPLHDELQALGYRMMLITERSDEAVAGENLLDQSLDGVVLATATTGSRLPAQLDRRGVPYVFLNRDTGQPGDYASVVDNEGGGRLVAGVLAELGHRRIAGIFGSPDTTTGRDRELGFRLALAESGIGLPDSRVVRGAFEYDTGYRALPGLLATDEPPTAVFCGNDVVAIGVLNAAIAAGLRVPDDLTVIGFDDLPMADWEVFRLTTVRHDLRELARQAARLLVRRITGEADAAGERLVLPTEFVPRATHARLT; from the coding sequence ATGGCGATCACGAGCCACGACGTGGCGAGACTGGCGGGCGTGTCGCAGGCCACGGTGTCCCGGGCGCTCCGTGACGACCACCGGGTGTCGGCGGCCACCCGCGAGAAGGTCCGGCGGGCCGCCGAGGCGTTGAACTACGTGCCCAGCGAGGCCGGACGGACCCTGTCCACCCGCTCGACGCGCCGCGTCGGCGTGATCGTCACGGACCTGACGAACCCCTTCTACCCGCACGTCGTCGCCCCGCTGCACGACGAACTCCAGGCCCTCGGTTACCGGATGATGCTGATCACCGAGCGGTCCGACGAGGCGGTGGCGGGCGAGAACCTCCTCGACCAGTCGCTGGACGGGGTGGTCCTGGCGACCGCGACCACCGGGTCACGGCTGCCGGCCCAGCTGGACCGCCGCGGCGTCCCGTACGTGTTCCTCAACCGCGACACCGGGCAGCCGGGCGACTACGCGTCCGTCGTGGACAACGAGGGCGGCGGCCGGCTGGTGGCCGGGGTCCTCGCCGAGCTGGGACACCGCCGCATCGCGGGCATCTTCGGTTCGCCCGACACGACCACCGGCCGGGACCGCGAGCTCGGCTTCCGGCTGGCGCTGGCCGAGTCGGGGATAGGACTGCCGGACAGCCGGGTCGTACGCGGCGCCTTCGAGTACGACACCGGATACCGGGCACTCCCCGGGCTGCTGGCCACCGACGAGCCGCCCACGGCCGTGTTCTGCGGCAACGACGTGGTCGCCATCGGCGTGCTGAACGCGGCCATCGCGGCCGGGCTGCGGGTGCCGGACGACCTGACCGTGATCGGCTTCGACGACCTCCCGATGGCGGACTGGGAGGTCTTCCGGCTCACCACGGTCCGCCACGACCTGCGCGAACTGGCCCGGCAGGCGGCACGTCTGCTGGTGCGCCGGATCACCGGCGAGGCCGATGCCGCCGGGGAACGCCTCGTCCTGCCGACCGAGTTCGTCCCGCGGGCCACGCACGCGCGCCTTACTTGA